From Mesotoga sp. BH458_6_3_2_1, one genomic window encodes:
- a CDS encoding class II aldolase/adducin family protein — protein MDLRRELVLFARLAWDRRLTESTGGNMSVRIGDHFVITPTTMVKHFLTEEDLVEVDLTGRKVSGRREPSSEYRMHLKIYRECEDVVSVFHAHPVYATTMAVQQKKFPVNVLPETALMLAPITYLPYRMPGTDDFAEIFGEGLKLGSRTFVLRNHGVTVGGSSIEEAYAKLETLEFLAQITHLSGAKPGYLEIPPEEVEKFLEKIRGSKE, from the coding sequence ATGGATTTGAGAAGAGAGCTGGTTCTTTTTGCGAGGCTGGCGTGGGACAGAAGACTTACCGAGAGTACCGGTGGAAACATGAGCGTAAGAATTGGAGATCATTTTGTGATTACCCCCACAACAATGGTGAAACACTTTCTGACGGAAGAAGATCTTGTAGAGGTAGATCTGACTGGAAGGAAAGTGAGCGGAAGGCGCGAACCATCATCGGAATACAGGATGCATTTGAAGATTTATAGAGAGTGTGAAGACGTGGTTTCCGTCTTCCATGCCCATCCCGTTTACGCGACCACTATGGCAGTCCAGCAGAAGAAGTTTCCTGTAAATGTCCTTCCTGAGACCGCACTCATGCTGGCTCCGATAACCTATCTTCCTTACAGAATGCCTGGTACGGATGATTTTGCGGAGATATTCGGCGAGGGTTTGAAGCTGGGCTCGCGAACCTTCGTCCTGAGAAACCACGGAGTTACTGTCGGAGGAAGTAGTATCGAAGAGGCATATGCAAAGCTCGAGACGCTAGAGTTTCTGGCTCAGATCACCCACCTTTCCGGTGCCAAACCCGGTTACCTTGAAATTCCTCCCGAAGAAGTGGAGAAATTCTTGGAAAAAATAAGAGGATCGAAGGAGTAG
- a CDS encoding TraB/GumN family protein, with the protein MSETVHRIMLDDKELIIIGTAHVSKNSAEEVKAIIEEEKPDSVAVELCNSRYQSMQDQDRWKKTDIAKVVKEKKSFLLLANLILSSYQKRMAKQIGIQAGQEMLQAIESAKETGAQLVLADRDIQVTFARIWGNLGFWGKTKLFFTLVLSIFSDEKITEEDLEKMKSGDMLTSALSELAKSFPQLKESLIDERDKYLAQKIKTAPGKKVVAVVGAGHVPGLKEAIKEDQDLAALTKIPPKKKTGKIIGWTISIAIIALIVSTIIVNRDAGLDQILSWILWNGSLSALGTLAALGHPLSILTAFFIAPVSSLNPLLAAGWFAGLVEAIVRKPKVSDFENLNEDVNSFKGFWKNRVTKILLVVVFANVGSSVGTFIGGAEVIRIFIKSFFG; encoded by the coding sequence TTGTCCGAGACAGTACACAGAATAATGCTTGATGACAAAGAATTGATAATTATCGGTACCGCTCACGTATCAAAGAACAGCGCCGAAGAAGTCAAGGCGATTATCGAAGAGGAAAAACCCGATTCCGTTGCAGTAGAGTTGTGCAACTCCCGTTATCAATCGATGCAAGATCAGGATAGATGGAAGAAGACCGATATCGCAAAGGTGGTCAAGGAGAAGAAGTCCTTTCTTCTGCTAGCTAACCTTATCCTTTCCTCTTATCAAAAGAGAATGGCAAAGCAAATAGGAATCCAGGCAGGACAGGAGATGCTGCAGGCTATTGAGTCGGCAAAAGAGACAGGAGCGCAGCTTGTTCTTGCGGATAGAGACATTCAGGTTACTTTCGCAAGAATATGGGGAAATCTTGGCTTCTGGGGAAAGACGAAACTCTTCTTTACTCTCGTTCTGTCAATTTTCAGCGATGAGAAGATTACAGAAGAAGATCTCGAGAAGATGAAGTCGGGAGATATGTTGACCTCTGCGCTCAGCGAGCTTGCCAAGTCCTTTCCTCAGCTCAAGGAGTCATTGATCGACGAAAGGGACAAGTATCTAGCCCAGAAGATCAAAACGGCTCCGGGAAAGAAAGTCGTTGCAGTTGTTGGTGCCGGGCATGTCCCGGGTTTGAAAGAAGCCATAAAAGAGGATCAGGATCTTGCGGCACTCACGAAGATCCCTCCGAAGAAGAAGACCGGCAAGATAATCGGCTGGACGATCTCGATAGCGATCATCGCCTTGATTGTTTCAACGATAATAGTGAATCGCGATGCAGGTCTTGATCAGATTCTCAGCTGGATCCTCTGGAACGGATCGCTTTCTGCTCTGGGGACTCTTGCAGCTCTTGGCCATCCACTCTCTATACTGACGGCGTTTTTCATTGCTCCCGTAAGCTCATTGAATCCGCTTCTGGCTGCAGGATGGTTTGCCGGACTTGTAGAGGCTATTGTGAGGAAACCCAAGGTCTCCGACTTTGAGAACCTGAACGAAGATGTGAACTCATTCAAAGGTTTCTGGAAAAACAGAGTCACGAAGATCCTTTTGGTTGTAGTATTCGCCAACGTTGGAAGCAGTGTAGGCACTTTCATTGGTGGAGCTGAAGTTATCAGGATCTTTATCAAGTCTTTCTTTGGGTAG
- a CDS encoding ABC transporter substrate-binding protein, with product MKKLTYVLLVMLLLLGGLALSSQKGPYPDLVYFNVRMSEDIALKDTAEGLTDIFMWGLSGPQIFGLDQATRDKLDLYAVPSGSWSLLMNPIPNKAPYVVEVGGKEYFNAFAIKDIRFAMNDLINRQYLVDEILGGAGTPAFTMATTGQPGTYRYNLLATKFGLTAEGNEARALEVIESSMQAAAALPENVGRLEKKDDGFWYFDNEPVTIKIAIRVDDPQGRLKEGDYIGDQLEKAGLKAERMYWDRIKCSNVVYGGDPAEFAYQMYTEGWGAGATRAFWEHIVAQMYAPWYGWMPGGMTEGFWNYEQDEIDEVTLKAYTGNFLTEEEYWELALRGLELGLEEAVRIYVVNQLDFFVANESRLKQRFAYGLGDGLNTWSIRTAVTDDRTLFITQFSAMGSLFMDAWDPIGTDGFNSVYSNYIAENLYDSAMFESPASAIPTPLRAVPVDVQTKARRNEEGDVVGDYEVPASAINYCPFNEAWLEVGEGNKSISMATYEFKFGKLHHGQPITVVDFLYAQAFQMEWANKESDDDLQYEQAYSSYLQSGLDTIIGWVLNEDNTITVYFNYNFPASKDRVASWGAPGISVSSSGHPVGCAWEIAEAMSLLVTEGSKSGTAYSITMDPAFTEVDAIAPACVKDIRAKLVEMKEKKHIPNYIKEFVDEEYVLGRYEAAIEFIDDYGHAYISNGPFYLSKFDSTSNYMELRAFRDPDYPYEDTYWIEELKAIRMEIDSLETPAFVAKGSDLPVSVYVSEVTYPIDEAVPATTGKVTLSLIVGQETREFEAAMTEAGLFECVIPASAIEDLDPGSYDIMAIAELEGAIPASASTSIVIY from the coding sequence GTGAAGAAGCTAACTTACGTGTTGTTAGTCATGCTGTTGCTGCTTGGCGGACTTGCTCTGTCCTCGCAGAAGGGCCCCTATCCCGATCTGGTTTATTTCAACGTGAGAATGTCGGAGGATATCGCGCTGAAGGACACGGCCGAAGGTCTTACGGACATCTTCATGTGGGGTCTTTCAGGACCACAGATCTTCGGGCTGGATCAGGCCACCAGAGACAAGCTAGACCTGTATGCTGTTCCATCAGGTTCCTGGTCGCTACTGATGAATCCGATTCCTAACAAAGCGCCATATGTCGTTGAAGTAGGAGGAAAGGAGTACTTCAACGCTTTCGCAATCAAGGATATCAGATTCGCCATGAACGACCTGATCAACAGGCAGTACCTTGTTGACGAGATTCTTGGAGGAGCCGGAACGCCGGCCTTCACTATGGCCACAACTGGCCAGCCGGGAACGTACAGGTACAATCTTCTCGCCACAAAGTTCGGCTTGACGGCTGAGGGAAATGAGGCGAGAGCTTTGGAAGTCATAGAAAGCTCTATGCAAGCTGCAGCCGCACTACCGGAAAATGTCGGCAGGCTAGAGAAGAAGGACGACGGCTTCTGGTACTTCGATAATGAGCCCGTTACAATCAAGATTGCTATTAGAGTCGATGATCCTCAGGGTCGTCTAAAGGAAGGAGATTACATCGGGGATCAGCTTGAAAAGGCTGGATTGAAAGCGGAAAGGATGTACTGGGACAGAATTAAGTGCAGTAACGTTGTCTACGGAGGCGATCCCGCGGAGTTTGCCTACCAGATGTACACGGAAGGCTGGGGCGCCGGCGCAACGAGAGCTTTCTGGGAACATATCGTCGCGCAAATGTACGCTCCCTGGTATGGATGGATGCCTGGTGGAATGACGGAAGGCTTCTGGAACTATGAACAGGATGAGATCGATGAAGTCACGCTCAAGGCTTACACCGGCAACTTCCTGACAGAAGAGGAGTACTGGGAACTTGCGCTAAGAGGTCTTGAACTCGGTTTGGAAGAGGCTGTCAGGATATACGTTGTCAATCAGCTCGACTTCTTTGTCGCGAACGAATCAAGACTCAAACAGAGGTTCGCCTATGGGCTTGGAGACGGTCTAAACACATGGTCGATAAGAACGGCCGTTACAGATGATCGAACGCTGTTCATAACACAGTTCTCGGCTATGGGGTCTCTCTTCATGGATGCCTGGGACCCGATTGGAACGGATGGTTTTAACAGCGTTTATTCGAATTACATTGCCGAGAACCTTTACGATTCAGCGATGTTCGAAAGCCCAGCTTCGGCTATTCCGACACCTCTAAGAGCGGTGCCGGTTGATGTTCAAACAAAGGCACGACGTAATGAAGAAGGAGACGTTGTCGGAGATTACGAAGTACCCGCAAGTGCTATCAACTACTGCCCGTTTAACGAAGCCTGGCTAGAAGTTGGAGAAGGAAACAAGTCAATCTCCATGGCTACCTACGAATTCAAGTTTGGTAAACTTCACCATGGGCAGCCTATTACGGTCGTTGACTTCCTCTATGCTCAGGCATTCCAGATGGAATGGGCGAACAAAGAGAGCGACGACGACCTCCAGTACGAGCAGGCATATTCTTCCTATCTTCAGAGTGGTCTCGATACAATCATAGGTTGGGTTCTGAACGAGGACAACACAATAACCGTTTACTTCAATTACAACTTCCCGGCGAGTAAAGACAGAGTTGCCAGCTGGGGAGCACCGGGTATAAGCGTTTCTTCGTCAGGCCATCCGGTCGGCTGTGCCTGGGAGATAGCGGAGGCCATGTCTCTACTCGTAACTGAAGGAAGCAAGTCGGGTACTGCTTACTCAATTACAATGGATCCCGCTTTCACCGAAGTAGATGCCATTGCTCCGGCCTGTGTGAAAGATATCAGAGCTAAACTCGTCGAGATGAAGGAAAAGAAGCATATTCCAAACTATATCAAGGAGTTTGTCGACGAGGAATATGTGCTTGGAAGATACGAGGCTGCAATCGAATTCATAGACGATTATGGCCACGCCTATATCAGCAATGGGCCGTTCTATCTGTCAAAATTCGACTCAACTTCCAACTACATGGAACTGAGAGCTTTCAGAGATCCCGACTATCCGTACGAAGACACATACTGGATAGAAGAACTGAAAGCAATAAGGATGGAGATTGACAGCTTGGAAACGCCTGCCTTTGTAGCAAAGGGCAGCGATCTTCCTGTTAGTGTATACGTTTCGGAAGTCACTTATCCGATAGATGAGGCAGTTCCCGCTACAACAGGAAAGGTGACTCTATCCTTGATAGTTGGACAGGAGACACGGGAGTTCGAAGCCGCAATGACCGAAGCCGGTCTATTCGAGTGCGTGATACCGGCGAGTGCCATCGAGGATCTCGATCCTGGATCCTACGACATCATGGCAATTGCCGAGCTGGAGGGAGCAATTCCCGCTTCGGCTTCGACTTCGATAGTAATCTACTGA